From a region of the Betta splendens chromosome 5, fBetSpl5.4, whole genome shotgun sequence genome:
- the LOC129604081 gene encoding protein NYNRIN-like isoform X2, which translates to MFFLGLCSYCRTFSPNFTVFEAPLRVLMQTSSSSTSCLTWTSEAEQAFTDLKLALQSAPTLGLPDPTRPFTQTVDVKSGCMTSVLLQDHGGRPRPVAYFSAKLDPVAAGLPRCLRAVAAAEKAVLASRDIVGYSDVTLLVPHAVSLILLEQKTSHLSTARWLRYNTILLEMPNITVKRCNVLNPATLFPGPDDGEPHNCVSVLDQVCTPRPDLSEVPIPNCDLVLFVDGSASRDPASGRCQVGYAVCTSHTVLQSGALPGHYSAQAAELIALTEACKLAEGKSATIYTDSRYAFGVTHDFGALWKHRRFLKSDGKPILHHDKVADLLDAILLPAAIAVCESGSAQTGDRTTAHHSTRRLGDH; encoded by the exons atgttttttctaggtctttgttcttattgtaggaccttcagtcctaactttactgtctttgaggccccactcagggttctgatgcagacatcttcatcgtccacttcttgtctcacgtggacgtctgaggctgaacaggcgttcaccgacctcaaacttgctcttcagtcggctcctactttgggtctgcctgaccctacgcgacctttcacccaaacagtggatgtgaaatcaggttgtatgacctctgtccttttacaggatcacggaggacgtccgcgccctgtagcctatttctctgctaagcttgacccagtcgctgcggggctcccacgatgcctccgagcagtggctgcggcagagaaagccgtgctggcatcacgtgacattgttggctattctgatgtcaccctgctggttcctcatgccgtgtctttgatccttttggaacaaaaaacatcacatctttctacagcccgatggcttagatacaacaccatcttactggaaatgccaaacattactgtcaaaaggtgcaatgtgcttaacccagccactttgtttccaggccctgacgatggcgagcctcacaactgtgtttcggtcttggaccaagtctgcactccgcgcccagatctgtcggaggtgccaattcctaactgtgacctcgttctctttgttgatggctccgcctctagagaccctgcttcgggccgctgtcaggttggatatgcagtctgcacctctcatactgttttacagtctggcgctttgccaggacattactctgctcaggctgcggagttgatcgcactgaccgaagcctgtaaattggctgaagggaagtctgctactatctacacagactccagatacgcttttggcgtcacacatgactttggtgctctgtggaaacacagaaggtttttgaaatctgatggcaaacctatcttgcatcatgataaggttgctgatctgctcgacgcaattctgttaccagctgcaattgctgtat gtgaaagcggctctgcccaaacaggcgacagaaccactgcacatcattcaaccaggagactgggtgatcattaa
- the LOC129604081 gene encoding protein NYNRIN-like isoform X1 — MFFLGLCSYCRTFSPNFTVFEAPLRVLMQTSSSSTSCLTWTSEAEQAFTDLKLALQSAPTLGLPDPTRPFTQTVDVKSGCMTSVLLQDHGGRPRPVAYFSAKLDPVAAGLPRCLRAVAAAEKAVLASRDIVGYSDVTLLVPHAVSLILLEQKTSHLSTARWLRYNTILLEMPNITVKRCNVLNPATLFPGPDDGEPHNCVSVLDQVCTPRPDLSEVPIPNCDLVLFVDGSASRDPASGRCQVGYAVCTSHTVLQSGALPGHYSAQAAELIALTEACKLAEGKSATIYTDSRYAFGVTHDFGALWKHRRFLKSDGKPILHHDKVADLLDAILLPAAIAVCKCPAHTGGTDPISAGNTRADAAAKAAARHSLPFAPCLLSSTSTQPPSPPSALPDLQTFSTPQERKLWLTNGATSSHGVWYGPDGKPCLPKHFFPHFAKLTHGLDHVSKGGMLDALTKHWYTKGFSIYAQKYCKACMTCAQHNPGKTTAKPLAAHPPPEQAFDHLMLDFIELTPAGGKRYCLVIVDMWSKWVEAFPAKHANSHAVTKALLTEIIPRWGIPSKISSDNGSHFANQALEEVGKFLNIDIRKHCSYHPQSGGAVERKNGTLKNKLAKCCSETGLKWTQALPIVLSYMRMRRRMRTNLSPYEILFGRPL, encoded by the coding sequence atgttttttctaggtctttgttcttattgtaggaccttcagtcctaactttactgtctttgaggccccactcagggttctgatgcagacatcttcatcgtccacttcttgtctcacgtggacgtctgaggctgaacaggcgttcaccgacctcaaacttgctcttcagtcggctcctactttgggtctgcctgaccctacgcgacctttcacccaaacagtggatgtgaaatcaggttgtatgacctctgtccttttacaggatcacggaggacgtccgcgccctgtagcctatttctctgctaagcttgacccagtcgctgcggggctcccacgatgcctccgagcagtggctgcggcagagaaagccgtgctggcatcacgtgacattgttggctattctgatgtcaccctgctggttcctcatgccgtgtctttgatccttttggaacaaaaaacatcacatctttctacagcccgatggcttagatacaacaccatcttactggaaatgccaaacattactgtcaaaaggtgcaatgtgcttaacccagccactttgtttccaggccctgacgatggcgagcctcacaactgtgtttcggtcttggaccaagtctgcactccgcgcccagatctgtcggaggtgccaattcctaactgtgacctcgttctctttgttgatggctccgcctctagagaccctgcttcgggccgctgtcaggttggatatgcagtctgcacctctcatactgttttacagtctggcgctttgccaggacattactctgctcaggctgcggagttgatcgcactgaccgaagcctgtaaattggctgaagggaagtctgctactatctacacagactccagatacgcttttggcgtcacacatgactttggtgctctgtggaaacacagaaggtttttgaaatctgatggcaaacctatcttgcatcatgataaggttgctgatctgctcgacgcaattctgttaccagctgcaattgctgtatgtaagtgtcccgcacacactgggggcactgatcccatctctgctggaaacacacgtgctgatgctgctgcgaaggcagctgctcgacattcccttccctttgctccctgcctcttatcctccacctctacccaacctccctctcctccctctgctctccctgatcttcagacattctctaccccacaggaacgcaagctctggctgacgaatggcgccaccagtagccatggcgtttggtatgggcccgacggcaaaccttgcctacctaaacactttttcccccatttcgcgaagttgacacatggattagaccatgtatcaaaggggggaatgttagatgctcttacaaaacattggtacactaagggattttcaatctatgcgcaaaaatactgtaaagcatgtatgacatgcgcccaacacaacccaggtaagacgactgccaaaccactggcagctcacccaccaccggaacaggcgtttgaccatttaatgctggacttcatcgaactaacgccggcAGGAGGTAAAaggtattgtttagtgattgttgatatgtggtcaaaatgggtggaggccttcccagctaaacatgctaacagccatgcagttaccaaagccttgctgacagaaataattcccagatggggaattccatctaaaatcagcagtgacaacggctcacacttcgcaaaccaagccctcgaggaagtgggaaagtttctgaacatcgacatcagaaagcactgctcttaccaccctcaaagcggaggggcggtagagagaaagaatggcactttgaaaaacaaactggctaaatgctgctcagagactggtctcaagtggactcaggctcttcccattgtgctctcatacatgagaatgaggagaaggatgagaacaaacctcagcccgtatgagatcctatttggtagacccctatga